One window from the genome of Canis aureus isolate CA01 chromosome 18, VMU_Caureus_v.1.0, whole genome shotgun sequence encodes:
- the LOC144289146 gene encoding olfactory receptor 14I1-like — translation MDNLTEVTEFLLMGFSDICELQILHAGLFLLIYLTAVVWNVLIMIIITFDQYLHRPMYFFLKNLSFLDLCYVSVTVPKSIHSSLTHSNSISYLGCVAQVYFFFAFASAELAFLTVMSYDRYVAICHPLQYEAIMTSEKCHHIAAIAWLSCFIYASVHTGNIFWEPISRYRKIHQFFCDISHVLALVSHEVFFAEFVSLALSSCFVLVCFVLMIISYIQIFLTVLRIPSVESRAKAFSTCSPQLIVIMFFLTTGLFGALGPIAKTSSIQDLVIAVAYTVLPPFLNPIIYSLRNKEIKAAIWRIFEKINSLQIRNN, via the coding sequence ATGGACAATCTCACAGAAGTGACAGAGTTCCTGCTCATGGGGTTTTCTGACATCTGCGAGCTACAGATACTTCATGCTGGACTCTTTCTGCTGATTTATCTGACAGCAGTGGTGTGGAACGTTCTCATCATGATTATCATTACTTTTGATCAGTATCTTCACCGGCCTATGTACTTCTTTCTGAAGAACCTCTCCTTTTTAGATTTGTGCTATGTTTCAGTCACTGTGCCTAAGTCAATCCACAGCTCCCTGACTCACAGTAACTCCATCTCTTACCTTGGCTGTGTGGCtcaagtctattttttctttgcttttgcatCTGCTGAGCTGGCCTTTCTCACTGTCATGTCCTATGATCGCTATGTTGCCATTTGCCACCCCCTCCAATATGAAGCCATTATGACATCAGAAAAATGCCACCACATAGCAGCCATTGCCTGGCTGAGTTGCTTTATTTATGCATCTGTCCACACTGGCAACATATTTTGGGAGCCCATATCAAGATACAGAAAAATCCACCAGTTCTTCTGTGACATCTCCCACGTTTTGGCCCTGGTTTCCCATGAGGTTTTCTTTGCTGAGTTTGTGAGCCTGGCTCTGAGCTCCTGCTTTGTGCTGGTTTGCTTTGTTCTTATGATCATCTCCTATATCCAGATCTTCTTAACAGTGCTCAGAATCCCTTCAGTAGAGAGTAGGGCAAAAGCGTTTTCTACCTGCTCTCCACAGCTGATTGTTATTATGTTCTTCCTTACTACAGGGCTCTTTGGTGCCTTGGGACCAATTGCCAAGACTTCATCCATTCAAGATTTGGTGATTGCTGTGGCTTACACAGTTTTGCCTCCCTTCCTAAATCCCATCATATATAGTCTTCGAAACAAGGAGATTAAAGCAGCTATTTGGAGGATATTTGAGAAGATAAATTCTTTGCAAATTAGAAACAATTAG